In bacterium, the genomic window ACAAATCACCAATGACATCGCCCATAAACTCTTCTGGGGTTGTGACTTCAATACGCATAATTGGCTCAAGGATAACAGGCTCTGCTTTGGCAGCCGCGTCTTTGACCGCCATCGAACCGGCAATTTTAAAGGCCGCCTCAGAGGAATCGACCTCGTGATAACTCCCATCGTAAACCGCAACTTTAAGATCAACTGTAGGGAAGCCGGCAACTACTCCATTTTCCAGAGCTTCCTTGATTCCTTTTTCAATCGCTGGAACATACTCTCTAGGAATTGAACCCCCAACTATTTCAGAAACAAATTCGTAACCTTCGCCCCGCCCTTTTGGTTCAACTCGAACTAAAGCGTGACCGTATTGACCACGGCCTCCAGTTTGCCGAATGTATTTTCCCTCACCCTGCGCATTCTTTCGAATCGTCTCTTTGTAAGCAACCTGGGGTTTTCCGACGTTGGCCTCAACATTAAATTCTCGTTTCATGCGATCAACGATAATTTCCAGATGCAACTCTCCCATTCCGGAAATGATCGCTTGTCCGGTGTCTTGATCAGTTTTCATGCGGAAAGTTGGATCTTCTTCGGCTAGTTTAGCTAGAGAAAGTCCCATTTTTTCTTGGTCAGCCTTGGTTTTGGGCTCAATTGCCAAAGAAATCACCGGCTCGGGAAATTTAATTGCTTCCAAAACAATTGGTTTCTCTTCAGCACAAAGAGTGTCCCCAGTGAAAGTATCTCTCAATCCCACTGCTGCCCCGATCTCACCAGCACCAATTTCGGTAATTTCTTCCCGTGTGTTGGCGTGCATCAGCAGTATACGTCCCACTCGTTCGCGGGTCGATTTTGTAGAGTTGTAGATGTAAGAACCAGCCGTCATTTTCCCTGAATAAACTCGAAAATAAGTCAGTCGCCCCACAAAAGGATCAGTCATGACTTTGAAAGCGAGAGCAGCAAAAGGCTCATCGGCACTGGTTTTCCTTTCCTCTTCACTACCGATTTTCGGATTTAGACCTTTAACTGCTTCTTTGTCCAATGGGGAAGGAAGGTAGTCAACTACTGCATCCAACAGGGGCTGAACTCCTTTATTTTTCAGTGCTGAACCAGCCATAACGGGAATAAGTTTGTACGCCAAAGTCGCACTACGAAGACCAGATTTTAATTCTTCTTCGGAAAGCTCTTTACCATCCAAATATTTTTCCAAAAGCTCGTCGCTCTGCTCGGCGATTGCTTCAACCAGTTTTGAGCGGAACTCTTCAACTTTGTCTTTCATTTCCGCTGGAACCTCACCTATTGTTGGTTCTTTAGCCATTTCTTCAGTGTAGGTGATTGCTTTGCGGGTGATGAGGTCGACCATACCTTTAAAACCCTGCTCTTCGCCAATTGGAAGCTGAATTGGATGGGCATTGGCTCCAAGGCGTTCTTTGATAGAAGCTAAACTCATGTAAAAATCTCCGCCGGTGGCGTCGAGTTTGTTGATGAAACAAATTCGGGGGACGTTGTATTTGTCAGCTTGGCGCCAAACTGTTTCGCTTTGAGGCTCAACTCCCATCTTGCCGTCGAAAACTACCACCCCACCGTCAAGAACCCGTAGGGAACGCTCTACTTCAGCGGTAAAGTCAACGTGCCCCGGGGTATCAATAATATTGATGCGGTGCTTGACACCAGCGTTGGGGCCTTCCTTCGTCTCCCAAAAAGCGGTGGTCGCAGCCGAAGTGATCGTAATTCCTCGCTCCCGCTCCTGAGCCATCCAGTCCATGACCGCGGCTCCCTCATGAACTTCCCCAATTTTGTAAGTTTTTCCAGTATAAAAGAGGATACGCTCAGTCACCGTGGTTTTCCCGGCATCAATGTGAGCGATAATCCCAATATTGCGAATTTTGTCTAAACCAACTTCTTTAGCCATAAAATTTCCAAACTAGGACCAAAAACAAAACAACAACGAAAATCAAAATTATTTTCCAAAACTCAGCGTGGATCGGCTTTCCACCTTTTCTCAACCAAGGAGAGACTGTATTAGCTCTTTCAACCTTTGCTTCGAGTTCATTTATCTCCGTATTCAAGTCTTCAACCGAACTAGTTTCTTTTTCCATCAAAAAACACCTCTTCGGTGCTCTTGGCAGTTAGTTTTTAACTGCCGTTTTACCAGCGAAAGTGGGCAAATGCTTTGTTTGCTTCTGCCATTCGATGGGTATCGTCACGCTTTTTGATCGCTGCTCCGGTGTTGTTGGCTGCATCGGTAAATTCAGCGGCTAGTTTCGCGGCCATACTTTTATATTCTGTGCTTGGGCGAGCCTTGGCAGCAGTAATGATCCAACGAATGGCGAGAGCTTCTTTACGGTCCCCACGCACTTCGTTTGGAACTTGATAGTTGGCTCCACCAATCCGGCGGGAGCGAACTTCCATCTTTGGGGAAACATTTTTTATCGCGGTTTCAAAAGTCTCGAGGGGGTTTTTGTCTTGTTTTTCGATTTCAGAAAGGGCACCGTAAACAACTTTCTCAGCCACAACTTTTTTTCCAGCTTCCATGAGACGGTTGACGAAACGGGTGAGAACTCGGCTACCATAAATTGGGTCGTTAGGAAGTTTTCTCTTTGGAACTCTTTTACCACGCATCTTTATTCACTCTTCCCTTTCTTCGCACCGTAAAGACTACGTCCTTGTTTGCGGCCCTCAACCCCACCAGTATCGTAATGCCCGCGGATGATATGGTACTTCACACCCGGTAGATCTTTAACACGACCACCGCGAACCAAAACAATTGAGTGTTCTTGCAAATTGTGACCGATTCCCGGAATGTAAGCGGTAATTTCTTTTCGGTTGGAAAGTCGCACACGAGCCACTTTACGCAGTGCTGAGTTTGGTTTTTTCGGAGTCATTGTTTTGACCACGACACAAACTCCCCGCTTCATTGGGTTAAAGGTGCTTACCGGCTTTCTAGTTCGAGCATTGAAGCTAGAACGCAGCGCCGATGCCTTTACTTTTTTGCTTACTTTGGCTCGTCCCTTGCGGACAAGTTGAGAAATTGTAGGCATAATTTGATCCTAGGCATTATACGTGCTCGGAAGCTAACTGTCAACAATTATTGATTATGGTTTAGAATAATTCTCTGTGGTAAAGTTTATAAACAGTTCTGCTTTGGAAAGGAAAGTCTTATGAAACCGCTTTTTATTTTGATCGGAGCAGTGGTAAGCGTTGGCGCAATCGTTTTAGCACTAACTTCAGAACCTGCAAAGGAGGCAAGTAAAATGGATGAAACTGTCAAGCGTACTTATGACAAATTCCCCGGAGTTCTTCCCGACGAGCAGCTAAAAAATCGTACTGTCACAATCAAAACAGCAAAAGGTGAGCTTGTGATAGAACTTTTTGGCACGGAGGCACCAAAAACCGTTAGCAATTTCATTTTTTTAGCTGAAAATAAATTTTACAATGGACTTACCTTTCACCGCCGCGAGGAAGACTTCGTCATTCAAGGTGGAGATCCCAATGGTGATGGAACTGGTGGGCCTGGCTACGATTTCGAAGATGAAGCAGTGACCCGAAACTATGACCGAGGGGTTGTAGCGATGGCCAATTCTGGTTCGGATACAAATGGGAGCCAATTTTTCATTATGCTCGCTGACAACCCAAATCTGCCAAGAAATTACACTATTTTTGGAAAAGTAACCTCTGGACTTGAGGTCGTAGACAAAATCCAAGTTGGAGACGTCATGACTGAGGTCTCGGTAAACTAATGGCTGCGGTGGTCTTAACCAAAGTCAAAATCTATTCAACCCTCTGGTCAAAAGTCAAAGGAGTGATCGGAGAATCTGAACCAAAGGGGTTTGGGGAGGGAGTTGCTTTACCAGGGGTCAATTCGATTCATACTTTCTTTGTCTCTTTTCCAATTGACCTTGTCTTTCTGGACAAAGGTAATCGAATAACTAGGTTGGTAGACGGTCTGAAACCATGGCGAGTCTCGCCTCTTGTTTTCCAAGCCAAAACAACCCTAGAATTAAAGACGGGCTCGATCAAACACCTGGGTTTAAAGCTAGGAGATCAAGTAAAGTATTAGGCTTCAGCGACTAGTTCTTTGCTGACTTTAGGCTCTTTTTTAGTTTCTTTTTCAGTAACCTCAGCTTCAGCAATATCTACTTCTTCAGCTGCCACAACCGGAGTTTCTTCAAGATTTTCTACTTTGGCAGTAAGTCGTGCACTTTCACCAGTAGGAATGAGACGACCAATGATAACGTTTTCTTTAAGTCCTCTCAGGTAATCAATTTTTCCGCTAGTCGCAGCGTCGGTCAGAACTGAAGTAGTCTCTTGGAAAGAAGCTGCGGATAAAACTGATTCGGTATAAAGAGCCGCTCTGGTAATTCCCAGGATAACAACAGCCGCGGTTGCTGGTTCTCCACCTTGGGCCAAAACCTTGGCGTTTTCTTCAGCAAAGCGGACTTTGTCCACCAACTCTCCGGGTAGAAGCGCAGTGTTTCCGGAAGTTTCAATTCGAACTTTTTCGCTCATTTTTCTGACAATTGTCTCAAAGTGTTTGTCGTTGATTGGAGCTCCCTGAGATTCGTAAACTTTCTGCAACTCTCCAATCACGTATTGCTGAACCGCACGAATCCCTTTTGTCTCAAGCAAGGTTTTCAGGTCTAAATGCCCGCTCGTGAGCGGGTCTCCAGCTTCAACTTGGTCATCATCTTTGACTCGAAGCTCACTTGTAACTGGGATGACGTATTCTTTTTCCACTTTTGAACCCTTGTCGCTAGCAGTGATTCGAACCTTTCTTCCCTCATCACTATCAACAACCGCTACTTTACCAGGGAGTTCGCTGATAACCGCTGGGGTCTTTGGTGTGCGAGCCTCAAAAATTTCATCGACACGTGGCAGACCCTGAGTGATATCCAAACCAATGATACCTCCCAAATGGAAAGTCCTCATCGTCAACTGAGTTCCAGGCTCTCCAATTGATTGGGCAGCAATGACCCCAACAGGAGTTCCCATACCTACTACTTTTTTGGTTGAAAGATCACGTCCGTAACAGGACTGGCAAACCCCGAACTTAGTTTCACAAGTGAGAACCGAACGCATCAAAGCTTCTTTTACCTCTGCTTTTTCCAAGTCAGCCAGGTCTTCCTCAGCCACGATGACACCAGCTTTTTTGGCCACTTTTCCATTTTTCCCTTTTATAGCTACTGCCGCGACCCTACCGACTAGTCTTTCCAAAAACTTCCCGGGCCGCTCCTCTTCCTGCCGGAAAAGAAGACCTTCTTTGGTTCCACAATCTTCTTCTCTGATCAATAGATCATGGGCCACATCAACCAAACGTCGGGTGAGATAACCTGCATCCGCGGTTTTGAGAGCTTTGTCCACTAGTCCTTTTCTGGCTCCTCGAGTTGAAGTGAAATATTCGTAAACATCGAGACCTTCCCGGTAGTTACTTTTTTGGGGTAATTCCACAATTCGGCCAAGAGGGTCTGCGATCAGTCCTCTCATTCCAGCTAGTTGTTTGATCTGGTCCCGACTACCGCGTGCCCCAGATTCTTGCATCATTTTCAACGGGTTGTTGGGGCTGAGATTTCTCCAGGTTAGTTCGTCAATTTCCGTGGTTAGTTCTGCCCAAAGTTCCTCTGAAAGTCGTACCTTTTCTGTTTCCGTGATCAAACCACGACGCAAGTTTTTTTCAATTTCTTCAACTTTTTTGTCTGTTTGAGCAATCAATTTTGCTTTGTTGGGAATAATCTCGCAATCAGTGATCGACATTGAAAGCCCTGATTCAGTTACATACAAAAAGCCAAGATCTTTCAAGTCGTCAATCATTTTTACCGTCCGGTCTTTGCCAAGTAAATTTTGGCTTTTACTAAACAGACCCTTCAAGATTGGTCCTTTCACCAAATCGTTGAAGTAGCGCAGCTCTTCAGGCAAGGCTAGATTAAAAAGTAATCTTCCCACTGTAGTTTTGAGCACCTCACCTTTGTAAAAAAGGTTTATCGGCTCTTGAACTGAGATTTTTCCAGATTGATAAGCAGTAATTGCATTTTCTTCTGAGTAAAGTCCCTTGGGTTCAGCCTCAAGCATTTTAGTTAAATAAAAACAGCCAAGAAAAACGTCTTGTTTTGGAGTCATGATTGGCTCACCGTCCGCAGGTCGAAGCAGGTTGTTGGTTGACATCATCAGGTTAATTGCCTCCTCCTGGGACGCCATTGACAAAGGAACATGAATCGCCATTTGGTCCCCATCAAAATCAGCTCCATAACCAGTAGTGACGGAAGGGTGAATACCAATGGCACTCCCTTCGGTCAGAATTGGAAAGAAAGCCTGCATACCCAGACGGTGTAGGGTTGGAGCCCGGTTCAGAAGAACAGGGTGGTTTTTGGTGATTGCCTCCAAAATATCCCAGACTTCAGTTCCTCGTCGTTCAAAAACATGTTTCGCACTTTTTACGTTGGGGGCATACCCCTGGAAAATAAGTTCTCGCAAAACAAAGGGCTTGAAAAGCTCCAAAGCCATTTCTTTTGGTAGTCGACATTCATTTAGTTTAATGTCTGGTGCGACAATAATTACACTTCGTCCAGAATAATCAACTCTTTTTCCGAGAAGGTTCTGGCGAAAACGTCCTTGTTTACCTTTAAGCATGTCGGAAAGCGAGCGCAGTTGTTGGACTCCGGCTCGAGTAGTAGTTGGTCTTTGACTTGCATCAATAAGCGCGTCAACAGCTTCTTGAAGCATTCTCTTTTCATTTCGCAAAATGATTTCTGGAGCTCCGAGATCCGTTAGTCTCTTTAGCCGGTTGTTGCGGTTGATGACGCGACGATATAGGTCATTTAAATCACTTGTCGCAAACCTTCCCCCTGAGAGCTGGACCATTGGTCGCAAATCAGGTGGAATGACCGGTAAAGATTCAAGAATCATCCAGTCCAATTTAATATCGGCGTTGCGAAAACCCTCGACAACACGTAGTCTTTTTGTCGCTTTCAACTGCTTTTGTCCAGTTGAGTTTTGGAATTCTTCCCTCAACCCTCGCGCAAGCTCATTCAAATCGAGAGTTTTCAGTATTTCCAGCAAGGCTTCTGCCCCCATTCCAACTTTCATAAAACCTTCGACCTTGTAGTCGGCAAGCCTCTGATACTCGTCTTCCGAAAGTAGGGACATTTTCTTGATTGTCTTGATACGGTCAGAAAGAGTTTTGCTAATCTCTTCAACACGAGCCATCTCTGCCGCTTCCTCTTCTTTGAGAGACGCTAGGCGTGCTTTTTCTTTCAGTTTCAGCTCATCAACGATCAACTCCCGTTGCTCTTTGTTTTTTACCCCAACTTTTTCAACCTCTTCTTTGACTTCCTTGTCAATTTCCTTGCTCCGTTCTTCAAATTCTTTCTTTACTTCTTCTTGGCGGTTTTTGACTTCTTCGCTGAGTGAAGAAAGAGCCTGCGCTCTTTTGTCCTCATCGGTATCTACCACTAGATATTCTGCAAAATAAACAACCGCATCCAGGCTACGGGGGGTAATGTCAAGTAGTTGGGAGAGTTTGCTTGGAGTTCCTTTGAAAAACCAAACGTGAGCTACTGGAGCAGCAAGCTTGATATGACCCATTCTTTCGCGACGTACTTTGGACTGGGTAACCTCAACTCCACACTTGTCACAAATAACTCCGCGGTAACGAATTCTTTTGTATTTTCCACAATAACATTCCCAATCTTTGGTTGGCCCAAAGATTTTCTCATCAAAAAGCCCATCCTTTTCTGGTTTAAAGGTTCGGTAGTTTATGGTTTCTGGTTTGGTAACTTCCCCGTGAGACCAAGACTTGATGTCTTCCGGACTTGCCAGAATTATTCTTAAAGCTGCGAAATCTTTGACTTCATTCATAGTTTTTTTCCGCTTTCAATTGAAATATCAACCGCAGTACAAATTTTTAAGTTTTTCAAAAACCAGCCGTTGATTGATAATTCGTTCATTCAACAACTTCCTCTTTCAGCTGTTTTTCAGTTGGTTCTTCAACTTCTTCTTTATTTGTTGCCTTGGCTTCTTCGTTTCCTTCCTCAATCTCAAGAGGAGAATTCTTACTTTCTATTTCCTCAACAGAAGCTTCTATTTCTTCCCCCGCTGCTACGGCAAGTTCTTGACCAGCTTCTTCAGCTTTGGCCTCTTCAACAAGTTCTTTGGTAGTTTCTGGCTTCTCCTCTTCGATTTGCGCTCCCAAAAGCTCGACTTTTAACCCGAGCCCGTTCAACTCTTTGACCAAAACTTTAAACGATTCCGGAACAGTTGATTCAGGAATATCAGTTCCCTTGACAATGGCTTCAAAAGCTTTGGCTCGACCAACTACATCATCAGATTTTATGGTCAGCATCTCCTGTAAGGTGTGAGAAGCACCATAAGCTTCTAGGGCCCAGACCTCCATTTCCCCTAGCCTCTGGCCTCCCATTTGAGCTTTTCCTCCCAACGGTTGTTGAGTGACCAAAGAGTACGGTCCAGTACTACGCGCATGAACTTTTTCATCAACCATGTGAACAAGTTTCATGATGTAACTGACACCAACCGTGATTGGGTTGGCAAAAACTTCCCCGGTTTTTCCGTTGTAGAGAGTCACTTTTCCACTGACCGGCAAACCAGCTTTTTTCAGTTCTTCTTCGATTTCTTCTTCTTTAGCACCACCGAAAGCGGGGATGGCGGCGTTGTAACCCTGTTTGGCAGCGGCCCAACCCAAGTGTGTTTCGAGTAGCTGGCCCAGATTCATACGAGAAATGATTGAGAGTGGTGAAAGAATAATATCAATCGGAGTTCCATCCTCAAGATGAGGCATATCTTCAATCGGAACTACTTTGGAAATTACTCCTTTGTTTCCGTGACGCCCCGCCAGCTTGTCTCCAACAGTAATTTTTCTTGTTTGGGCAACTTTTACTTTGATCAAGCGCTGGACCCCAGGTTCAATCTCATCGCCAGCCTCCTTGGAAAGAATTTGTACTCCAACCACAGTTCCACTTTCTCCGTGAGGCATACGCAAAGATGTATCCCGTACTTCACGTGCTTTTTCACCAAAAATAGCTCTGAGTAACCTTTCCTCAGCAGTAAGCTCGGTTTCTCCTTTAGGGGTAATTTTTCCCACCAAAATATCGTTTGGACCAACCTCAGCTCCGATGTAAACAATCCCTTGTTCGTCGAGATTGGCCAAAGCCTCTTCTCCAACGTTCGGAATATCTCGCGTGGTTTCTTCAGGACCTAGTTTAGTTTCAGTCACAGAAGCTTCAAACTCTTCAATGTGGATTGAAGTCAAAAGGTCTTCTTGCACCAGTCTTTCTGAAATAATAACCGCGTCTTCATAGCCGTAACCCTCCCAAGACATGTAGGCTATAAGTAAGTTTTGTCCCAAAGCGAGCTCTCCGTTTTCAGAAACTGGTCCATCAGCGACAATTTGGCCTTTTTTGACCTTTTCACCTATTTTGGCAATTGCCTTTTGAGTGTAAGCAGTATTTTGATTTGATTTAACAAACTTAGAAAGCTCAAGAGTGTATTCTTTTTTACCGGCTTCTTCGATTTTTATCATTTGACCGTCTACATAGCTGACTCGACCATCAACCGGACTCATGAGTACTCGTCCCATGTTTTCAGCTACAACGCTCTCCATGCCTGTCCCAACGATGGGCGCCCTTGGTTTGATCAGAGGAACAGCCTGAGCTTGCATATTCGCTCCCATCAAAGCTCGGTTCGCATCGTCGTGGGCTAAGAAAGGAATCAGTGAACTAGAAGCACCAACGATCTGCCAAGGGACAACATCGATAAAATCTACTTGAGAAGAAAGGGCGGTAGTAAAAGAAGCTTTATGTCGGACCGGGACACGACTGTCCAAAATGTAACCTTTCTTGTCGAGACTAATATTTGCATGGGTGATAAAATATTGCTCTTCATCATCGGCCATCATCCAAACAATTTCGTCAGTGACCCGAGCCTTACCGTCTTTTGTTTTCTCAACCTTTCGATAAGGGGTTTCCAAAAAGCCATATTCGTTGATTCTTCCCATCAAGGCCAGGTGAGTGATCAATCCAATGTTTGGCCCTTCCGGGGATTTGATTGGATCAATACGACCGTACTGGGAGTTGTTGATGTCATGAACTGAGAAACTAGCTCTTTCGCGAGTCAAACCACCTGGCCCCATCACAGAAAGACGGCGCAAATGTTCAAGCTCGGAAAGGGAATTAATCTGGTCCATAAACTGCGAGAGCTGTGAGCCAGCAAAGAATTCGTTCAACCGCGCTACCACAGGTCGAGCGTTGATCAGTGAGGTTGGAGTGACCATAGTCAGATCAGCTGAAATACTCATTCTTTCTTTGACCACCCGTTCCATCTGCAACAAACCAACTCGCAAAACGTTCTGGACTAGCTCACCAACCGTTCGAACACGTCGGTTTCCGAGATGATCAATATCATCGGCTTCTCCTTGACCGTTGTTGAGCTGAATCAAAAATCTAGTGGCCGCAATGATGTCATCTTGTGTCAAGATCCAGTGCTCAGAATCGTTGGTAACCTCAATTCCCAATCTCTTGTTGAGCTTGTAACGACCCACTTTCCCCAAACTGTAGCGCCGAGGATTGAAGAAAAGGTTTTCGAGTAGAACTTTGGCATTTTCCAAAATTGCAGGGTCTCCGGGGCGCATTTTGTGATAAATCTCAAGATAAGCTTCGTCAGGACCACTAGTCGAATCCTTGGCTAGAGTCGTATCAATGTAGTGGTGGTCTTCGTTCTTGTCTACTTCAGAGAAAAGTTCTCGTATTTTTTCATCTGACCCAAAGCCAATTGCTCGCAACAAGGTCGTTGCCGGAATGCGACGTTTTCGGTCGATTCTCACGGTCAGAAGGTCGTTTTTCGCGGTTTCAAACTCAAGCCAACTACCTCGGGTCGGCCGCAGCTCTGCTTTAAACAAGGCTCTTCCTGTCGCCGGCTCAATCTCAGCAGAATAGAAAATTCCCGGACTTCGAGTAAGTTGGGTAACCACCACTCTTTCGACACCGTTGATGATGAAGGTACCGGAAGTGGTCATGAGGGGAACATCACCCAAAAAGACCTCTTGCTCAAGAGTTTCTCCGGTTTCTTTGTTCAGCAAACGAGTTTTGACTCGGAGTGGAGCTGAGTAAGTAACACCTTTCTCAATTGCTTTGATAGGGTCGTATTTTGGTTCTCCGAGACTGTGCTCGAGAAAATAAAGAGAGAAGTTTTTCCCAGTAAAATCTTCAATTGGGCTGACTTCAGCAAGTAAATCGGCAATACCTTCTTTGATTAGCCAATCGTAGGATCTAATTTGTGGTTCTATTAAGTTGGGCAAAGGAAATTCATGACCTGCTGTCCCAAAGATTCGGCGAGAGCTCATTCAATAAGGCCTTTCAGCTTTCCAAGCTAGATAAATTTGATTAATAAAACAAAAAACACGACGGTACAACTCGTACTTTGTGTACGCCGAAGGAAATATTAACTTACGCCGAAATAATACCCAAAAGAATACTTCCTGTCAATACTAAAGTTTGACGGTTAGTCTATAGATATTTAGCCACATTTGCATTGTGT contains:
- the fusA gene encoding elongation factor G yields the protein MAKEVGLDKIRNIGIIAHIDAGKTTVTERILFYTGKTYKIGEVHEGAAVMDWMAQERERGITITSAATTAFWETKEGPNAGVKHRINIIDTPGHVDFTAEVERSLRVLDGGVVVFDGKMGVEPQSETVWRQADKYNVPRICFINKLDATGGDFYMSLASIKERLGANAHPIQLPIGEEQGFKGMVDLITRKAITYTEEMAKEPTIGEVPAEMKDKVEEFRSKLVEAIAEQSDELLEKYLDGKELSEEELKSGLRSATLAYKLIPVMAGSALKNKGVQPLLDAVVDYLPSPLDKEAVKGLNPKIGSEEERKTSADEPFAALAFKVMTDPFVGRLTYFRVYSGKMTAGSYIYNSTKSTRERVGRILLMHANTREEITEIGAGEIGAAVGLRDTFTGDTLCAEEKPIVLEAIKFPEPVISLAIEPKTKADQEKMGLSLAKLAEEDPTFRMKTDQDTGQAIISGMGELHLEIIVDRMKREFNVEANVGKPQVAYKETIRKNAQGEGKYIRQTGGRGQYGHALVRVEPKGRGEGYEFVSEIVGGSIPREYVPAIEKGIKEALENGVVAGFPTVDLKVAVYDGSYHEVDSSEAAFKIAGSMAVKDAAAKAEPVILEPIMRIEVTTPEEFMGDVIGDLSSKRAQIEGSEQRGNARVVKAIVPLAEMFGYATALRSMTQGRANFNMEPSHYQEVPVNIGATIVAKGAK
- the rpsG gene encoding 30S ribosomal protein S7 is translated as MRGKRVPKRKLPNDPIYGSRVLTRFVNRLMEAGKKVVAEKVVYGALSEIEKQDKNPLETFETAIKNVSPKMEVRSRRIGGANYQVPNEVRGDRKEALAIRWIITAAKARPSTEYKSMAAKLAAEFTDAANNTGAAIKKRDDTHRMAEANKAFAHFRW
- the rpsL gene encoding 30S ribosomal protein S12 — its product is MPTISQLVRKGRAKVSKKVKASALRSSFNARTRKPVSTFNPMKRGVCVVVKTMTPKKPNSALRKVARVRLSNRKEITAYIPGIGHNLQEHSIVLVRGGRVKDLPGVKYHIIRGHYDTGGVEGRKQGRSLYGAKKGKSE
- a CDS encoding peptidylprolyl isomerase, which encodes MKPLFILIGAVVSVGAIVLALTSEPAKEASKMDETVKRTYDKFPGVLPDEQLKNRTVTIKTAKGELVIELFGTEAPKTVSNFIFLAENKFYNGLTFHRREEDFVIQGGDPNGDGTGGPGYDFEDEAVTRNYDRGVVAMANSGSDTNGSQFFIMLADNPNLPRNYTIFGKVTSGLEVVDKIQVGDVMTEVSVN
- a CDS encoding DUF192 domain-containing protein, whose protein sequence is MAAVVLTKVKIYSTLWSKVKGVIGESEPKGFGEGVALPGVNSIHTFFVSFPIDLVFLDKGNRITRLVDGLKPWRVSPLVFQAKTTLELKTGSIKHLGLKLGDQVKY
- the rpoC gene encoding DNA-directed RNA polymerase subunit beta', encoding MNEVKDFAALRIILASPEDIKSWSHGEVTKPETINYRTFKPEKDGLFDEKIFGPTKDWECYCGKYKRIRYRGVICDKCGVEVTQSKVRRERMGHIKLAAPVAHVWFFKGTPSKLSQLLDITPRSLDAVVYFAEYLVVDTDEDKRAQALSSLSEEVKNRQEEVKKEFEERSKEIDKEVKEEVEKVGVKNKEQRELIVDELKLKEKARLASLKEEEAAEMARVEEISKTLSDRIKTIKKMSLLSEDEYQRLADYKVEGFMKVGMGAEALLEILKTLDLNELARGLREEFQNSTGQKQLKATKRLRVVEGFRNADIKLDWMILESLPVIPPDLRPMVQLSGGRFATSDLNDLYRRVINRNNRLKRLTDLGAPEIILRNEKRMLQEAVDALIDASQRPTTTRAGVQQLRSLSDMLKGKQGRFRQNLLGKRVDYSGRSVIIVAPDIKLNECRLPKEMALELFKPFVLRELIFQGYAPNVKSAKHVFERRGTEVWDILEAITKNHPVLLNRAPTLHRLGMQAFFPILTEGSAIGIHPSVTTGYGADFDGDQMAIHVPLSMASQEEAINLMMSTNNLLRPADGEPIMTPKQDVFLGCFYLTKMLEAEPKGLYSEENAITAYQSGKISVQEPINLFYKGEVLKTTVGRLLFNLALPEELRYFNDLVKGPILKGLFSKSQNLLGKDRTVKMIDDLKDLGFLYVTESGLSMSITDCEIIPNKAKLIAQTDKKVEEIEKNLRRGLITETEKVRLSEELWAELTTEIDELTWRNLSPNNPLKMMQESGARGSRDQIKQLAGMRGLIADPLGRIVELPQKSNYREGLDVYEYFTSTRGARKGLVDKALKTADAGYLTRRLVDVAHDLLIREEDCGTKEGLLFRQEEERPGKFLERLVGRVAAVAIKGKNGKVAKKAGVIVAEEDLADLEKAEVKEALMRSVLTCETKFGVCQSCYGRDLSTKKVVGMGTPVGVIAAQSIGEPGTQLTMRTFHLGGIIGLDITQGLPRVDEIFEARTPKTPAVISELPGKVAVVDSDEGRKVRITASDKGSKVEKEYVIPVTSELRVKDDDQVEAGDPLTSGHLDLKTLLETKGIRAVQQYVIGELQKVYESQGAPINDKHFETIVRKMSEKVRIETSGNTALLPGELVDKVRFAEENAKVLAQGGEPATAAVVILGITRAALYTESVLSAASFQETTSVLTDAATSGKIDYLRGLKENVIIGRLIPTGESARLTAKVENLEETPVVAAEEVDIAEAEVTEKETKKEPKVSKELVAEA
- the rpoB gene encoding DNA-directed RNA polymerase subunit beta; the protein is MSSRRIFGTAGHEFPLPNLIEPQIRSYDWLIKEGIADLLAEVSPIEDFTGKNFSLYFLEHSLGEPKYDPIKAIEKGVTYSAPLRVKTRLLNKETGETLEQEVFLGDVPLMTTSGTFIINGVERVVVTQLTRSPGIFYSAEIEPATGRALFKAELRPTRGSWLEFETAKNDLLTVRIDRKRRIPATTLLRAIGFGSDEKIRELFSEVDKNEDHHYIDTTLAKDSTSGPDEAYLEIYHKMRPGDPAILENAKVLLENLFFNPRRYSLGKVGRYKLNKRLGIEVTNDSEHWILTQDDIIAATRFLIQLNNGQGEADDIDHLGNRRVRTVGELVQNVLRVGLLQMERVVKERMSISADLTMVTPTSLINARPVVARLNEFFAGSQLSQFMDQINSLSELEHLRRLSVMGPGGLTRERASFSVHDINNSQYGRIDPIKSPEGPNIGLITHLALMGRINEYGFLETPYRKVEKTKDGKARVTDEIVWMMADDEEQYFITHANISLDKKGYILDSRVPVRHKASFTTALSSQVDFIDVVPWQIVGASSSLIPFLAHDDANRALMGANMQAQAVPLIKPRAPIVGTGMESVVAENMGRVLMSPVDGRVSYVDGQMIKIEEAGKKEYTLELSKFVKSNQNTAYTQKAIAKIGEKVKKGQIVADGPVSENGELALGQNLLIAYMSWEGYGYEDAVIISERLVQEDLLTSIHIEEFEASVTETKLGPEETTRDIPNVGEEALANLDEQGIVYIGAEVGPNDILVGKITPKGETELTAEERLLRAIFGEKAREVRDTSLRMPHGESGTVVGVQILSKEAGDEIEPGVQRLIKVKVAQTRKITVGDKLAGRHGNKGVISKVVPIEDMPHLEDGTPIDIILSPLSIISRMNLGQLLETHLGWAAAKQGYNAAIPAFGGAKEEEIEEELKKAGLPVSGKVTLYNGKTGEVFANPITVGVSYIMKLVHMVDEKVHARSTGPYSLVTQQPLGGKAQMGGQRLGEMEVWALEAYGASHTLQEMLTIKSDDVVGRAKAFEAIVKGTDIPESTVPESFKVLVKELNGLGLKVELLGAQIEEEKPETTKELVEEAKAEEAGQELAVAAGEEIEASVEEIESKNSPLEIEEGNEEAKATNKEEVEEPTEKQLKEEVVE